From the Phoenix dactylifera cultivar Barhee BC4 unplaced genomic scaffold, palm_55x_up_171113_PBpolish2nd_filt_p 000772F, whole genome shotgun sequence genome, one window contains:
- the LOC120107131 gene encoding uncharacterized protein LOC120107131 — MDDDRRPPSPEPSEQSAPPDTPRSAAGQAGLAGVYQLMAQVLQGQQMMQLAAMPSADSCYERFRRLNPPTFEGGSDPMAAEAWIREMEKMFRALHFPDEVTVRLATSMLTGNAEYWWTAMETAYAVDGLTWRDFKRMFYNQYFPDSVHLAKQNEFLTLTQTDQMSVLEYANKFNELGRFCPQFREEERSKVNRFEQGLRYGIRSRISSHLSSSYKDVLDRALKVEADLIRSGREREDLKRTRSSGAPSRGSGGSKGPVPKKKPSRSCPTCGKNHSGTCLSKTGACFSCGQTRHIARDCLSRKKDKPRHTASEDQRSRGNPRVFALTRQDASASDQVVTGTLPVNSAPALILFDSGSTHSFVSVNFSRQLHGIPEKLLEPCCYTPSENRNC; from the coding sequence ATGGACGACGACAGGAGACCACCCTCCCCGGAGCCTAGTGAGCAGTCGGCCCCCCCAGATACTCCACGGTCTGCAGCGGGTCAGGCAGGCCTAGCCGGAGTATATCAGCTCATGGCACAAGTGCTGCAAGGGCAACAGATGATGCAGCTGGCCGCTATGCCATCAGCAGACTCCTGCTATGAGAGGTTCCGCCGACTGAACCCCCCGACCTTTGAGGGTGGGTCTGACCCCATGGCGGCAGAAGCATGGATCCGGGAGATGGAGAAGATGTTCCGAGCCCTCCACTTTCCTGATGAGGTGACAGTCCGACTGGCGACCTCTATGCTGACAGGAAATGCCGAATACTGGTGGACGGCCATGGAGACGGCTTATGCCGTTGACGGACTCACCTGGAGGGACTTTAAGAGGATGTTTTACAACCAATATTTTCCAGACTCAGTTCACCTAGCGAAgcagaatgagtttttgacGCTGACCCAGACCGACCAGATGTCCGTTCTGGAGTACGCCAATAAATTCAACGAACTGGGACGATTTTGCCCCCAGTtcagggaggaggagagaagcAAGGTAAACAGGTTCGAGCAGGGGTTGAGGTACGGGATTCGGTCCCGAATATCCTCCCATCTATCCTCGAGCTACAAGGATGTACTGGACCGagccttgaaggttgaggctGACCTAATACGGtccgggagagagagggaggacctGAAGAGGACCCGGTCATCAGGAGCACCGAGTAGAGGGTCCGGGGGCAGCAAGGGGCCTGTGCCCAAGAAGAAACCGAGCAGAAGCTGCCCCACCTGTGGCAAGAACCATAGCGGTACCTGCTTGAGCAAGACCGGGGCTTGTTTCTCTTGCGGGCAGACAAGACACATCGCCCGCGACTGCCTGAGTCGAAAGAAGGACAAGCCCAGACATACTGCATCGGAGGACCAGAGATCGAGGGGTAACCCTCGGGTTTTCGCACTGACTCGACAGGATGCCAGTGCTAGCGATCAggtggtgacaggtacacttCCAGTCAACTCGGCCCCTGCCCTcattctatttgattctggttctaCGCATTCTTTCGTGTCAGTTAACTTTTCCAGACAATTACATGGCATACCTGAGAAATTATTAGAACCATGTTGCTACACCCCTTCAGAAAACCGTAACTGTTGA